The Salvelinus namaycush isolate Seneca chromosome 13, SaNama_1.0, whole genome shotgun sequence genome includes a region encoding these proteins:
- the slc15a2 gene encoding solute carrier family 15 member 2, translating into MEKRKEHELKIQENGKTSKSPKLCGTNYPVSISFIVVNEFCERFSYYGMKAVLTLYFINYLHWDQNLSTAVYHAFSSLCYFTPVLGALIADSWLGKFKTIVYLSVVYVLGHIVKSVGAIPSVGDSTIHIVLSMVGLILIAFGTGGIKPCVAAFGGDQFDEEHTNERRKFFSIFYMSINGGSVLSTLITPILRGDVQCFGGDCYALAFGVPAILMVIALVVFISGSGMYKKSPPEGNILLDVCKCMGLAIKNRWKSSKYDPKKKHWLDWAEEKYPRRLIHEIKMVLRVLVLYIPLPMFWALFDQQGSRWTLQATRMNMAFGSTFVLKPDQMQMLNALLILVFVPIFDMVVYPLIGLCRINLTPLKKMAVGMIFAALAFGSATLVEVNVTKTVVEPAPQGQCLLQVYNLAVSDVKLNIPGSNLFSQPIKSYEDPPAYQHIQLGGHNKTINMAVTQNESPYQCVQTFTEQKAYTLVLHSNGSGIVCQLATDNIHKSEKMEAYLRFINTRSEAVNITVGAVDFYVPEDYGISPHNSVERKEYTNDKCTSGSQDFLITLGLLDFGASYTVILKGDPGEIILQKMEDVKANNVHIAWQIPQYVLITAGEVMFSITGLEFSYSQAPANMKSVLQAGWLLTVAFGNVIVLIVAEGAGLDQWMEFLLFAGLLVAVCIIFSIMAYFYTYVDPDELDKLFPDKTVNDDDEDNLKKNQKYHMDQTDNKYWKQQKLRISPRWSMNRNTYSVNTMTSWLNWVR; encoded by the exons CGGTGCTGACACTGTACTTCATCAACTACCTGCATTGGGACCAGAACCTGTCCACAGCAGTGTACCATGCCTTCTCCAGCCTCTGCTACTTCACCCCTGTGCTGGGGGCCCTCATCGCTGACTCCTGGCTGGGCAAGTTCAA GACCATTGTCTACCTCTCTGTTGTCTATGTGCTCGGTCACATCGTCAAGTCTGTTGGGGCCATACCGAGTGTGGGGGACTCAACCATACACAT agtACTGTCTATGGTGGGTCTGATCCTCATAGCCTTTGGTACAGGAGGTATCAAACCCTGTGTAGCAGCGTTCGGAGGTGACCAGTTTGATGAAGAGCAT ACAAATGAAAGGAGGAAATTCTTCTCCATTTTCTACATGTCCATCAATGGTGGGAGTGTCTTATCGACACTCATCACACCAATATTGCGAG GAGATGTGCAGTGTTTTGGTGGTGACTGCTATGCTCTTGCCTTCGGAGTACCAGCGATTTTGATGGTAATTGCTCTAG TTGTGTTCATCTCTGGAAGTGGGATGTATAAGAAGAGTCCACCGGAAGGGAACATCTTGTTGGATGTGTGTAAGTGCATGGGG TTGGCCATCAAGAACCGCTGGAAGAGCTCTAAGTATGACCCTAAGAAGAAACACTGGCTGGACTGGGCAGAGGAGAAGTATCCG AGACGTCTGATCCATGAGATTAAGATGGTCCTAAGGGTTCTAGTGCTCTACATCCCTCTGCCCATGTTCTGGGCTCTGTTTGACCAGCAG GGATCCCGTTGGACTCTCCAGGCCACCCGGATGAACATGGCCTTC GGATCAACATTTGTCCTGAAGCCTGATCAAATGCAG ATGTTAAACGCTCTGCTGATCCTCGTGTTTGTGCCTATCTTTGACATGGTTGTGTACCCACTCATAGGCCTGTGTAGGATCAATCTCAC GCCGCTGAAGAAGATGGCTGTGGGTATGATCTTTGCAGCGCTGGCCTTCGGTTCTGCCACCTTGGTGGAGGTCAATGTCACG AAAACGGTGGTGGAGCCTGCGCCACAGGGACAATGTCTGCTACAGGTCTACAATCTGGCTGTCAGTGACGTCAAACTGAACATCCCAGGGAGTAACCTCTTCTCACAACCCATCAAATCCTATGAG GATCCACCAGCATATCAGCATATTCAACTAGGGGGACACAACAAGACCATCAATATGGCGGTCACCCAAAATGAAAGCCCTTACCAGTGTGTCCAGACCTTCACAGAGCAGAAAGCCTACACTCTCGTCCTGCACAGCAATGGTTCTGGGATTGTGTGTCAACTA GCGACAGACAACATACATAAAAGTGAAAAAATGGAAGCGTACCTGAG ATTCATCAACACACGGAGCGAGGCTGTGAACATAACAGTGGGTGCTGTGGATTTTTACGTACCTGAAGACTATGGCATATCTCCCCATAACAGTGTGGAAAGAAAAGA GTACACAAATGATAAGTGTACATCAGGCTCACAGGATTTCCTCATCACCCTGGGCCTGCTTGACTTTGGAGCCTCGTACACTGTCATTCTCAAAGGA GACCCTGGAGAGATCATTCTCCAGAAAATGGAGGATGTGAAGGCCAACAATGTCCACATAGCCTGGCAGATTCCACAATACGTCCTGATCACAGCAGGAGAAGTCATGTTCTCCATCACAGGCCTCGAGTTCTCCTACTCACAG GCCCCAGCTAACATGAAGTCAGTGCTGCAGGCCGGCTGGCTGCTGACTGTAGCCTTTGGCAATGTCATTGTGCTGATCGTCGCAGAGGGGGCAGGTCTGGATCAG TGGATGGAGTTCCTGCTGTTCGCTGGCCTCCTGGTGGCAGTCTGCATCATCTTCTCCATCATGGCTTACTTCTACACCTACGTAGACCCTGACGAGCTAGACAAGCTGTTCCCAGACAAGACAGTCAATGACGACGATGAAGACAACTTGAAAAAGAACCAGAAATACCACATGGACCAGACAGACAACA AATACTGGAAGCAGCAGAAGTTAAGGATATCTCCCAGATGGTCGATGAACAGGAACACCTACTCCGTCAACACCATGACCAGCTGGCTCAACTGGGTACGGTAA